The following DNA comes from Camelina sativa cultivar DH55 chromosome 14, Cs, whole genome shotgun sequence.
ACccaaaaaatttaaccaaatcaGGTGTTAAATGGATAAGaattgacaaaatatatacaaatcaagAGAAAGCCCTCTACTAATTTACAGATCTAGGAAGCCCCGAGATAGATCGATAAAAATATGAACCCTAGATCTTAATCGGGGAcgaaaaacatgaaattgacatcaaattcaaaagggttatttatgaaaatagatGTAAACAGCGAAATAAAACGGTGAATCGAGATACTAAACAACTAGAGAGGAGATGAACAACCCTAACCCTAGATTTTTATCTGCCAAACGAAATAGAACAAAATTGGTACCAATAGATAGAGGGAAACGAGAATAAGATGAATATACAGATCAATTGCAAGATTAATTGAAAAATTcccagtttaaaaaaaaaaaaggattaaaatttatgaatttacgATGAACAAAAATTGGGGAAGAAGACGAGAGGAGATAATATCGAGAAAAGTGGATACGGTTTCGTggatctattttttaaaaacaattcaaatttgacccgcaaaaatccctaaaatcaaGCTGGACCCCAAATTTAAAAGCAGTACATTTTTTAATCTAGTCCTTAATGTTTTCTAAGTTTTACACATTATTCCCTTATTTTGTTCGATGCCACAATTAAACTCCGATTTTGTTGGAGATATTTACCATATTATTAATAGTCTAATCATGGTTAATGCATAAATTGAAAGATACTATagtatttttattcatattctATTCCAACTTAGGCAGATTCAGAATCAGCAGATACATATCATTTGTTTCAGCTTAGTAACAATGAGAGAATCAGATATTAAAAGGAATCTTAATACTACATTAAAGAAAAGACATAATAGTTTGGTCCAAGTTTGGCCAACTTCATGCCACAGCAGGCATGTCCTTGAGCCATGAATCAAGTGGTTTACCAATAGAGTATACGATAAACCCGATCTCACGCAGCTTCACTGCATCAACGACGTTTCTACCATCGAACACAAAAGCAGGTTTCTGCATATTGTCAAAGATTTTCTTGAAGTCCAAGGATTTGAACTCATCCCACTCGGTTAAGACACAAAGGCCGTGCGCATCTTTTGTTGCTTCGTAAGCATCTGAGACGACCTCTACTTGCTCTGAGATACCTTCAGCTTTGATCTGCTGGAGAGGAACCGCATGGTCCCAGTCAAACCTAGCCATGGAAAGATCTTTTTTGATCTGTTCTTCAAGGACTTGTGGGTCGTATATCCTCAGCTTGGCCTTGTCAGCAACTAATCTGTTACAAACATCAATGGCTGGAGTCTCTCTCGTGTCACCTGTGTCTTTCTTGAAAGCAAAACCGAGGATGGCGATTTTCTTGCCTGAGACTGTGTTAAACATTGAAGAAACAACCCTGTTTGCAAAACGGATTTTCTGATAGTCGTTCACCTTTATGACTTGTTTCCAGTAATTAGCTGCTTCGGGCAAGCCGTTGCACTCACAGATATAGATAAGATTTAAGATGTCCTTTTGGAAACATGATCCACCAAAACCAACGCTAGCATTCAAGAACTTGGGACCAATTCTAGAATCTGTACCCACGGCATGCGCAACTTGTGTGACATCAGCACCGGTTGCCTCACATAGAGCTGACATGGCATTGACAGATGATATCCTCTGAGCCAAGAACGCATTTGCTGCAAGCTTAGAGAGCTCAGCAGACCAGAGGTTTGTGCAAATGATCTGTTCCACTGGAACCCAATGAGCATAAACAGCTTTCAAAGCTTCAATAGCCTTTTGCCCCGCAGCTGTATCCCTACCACCAATTAGCACACGGTCAGGATTATAAAGATCCTTAATTGCAGTACCTTCCGCAAGAAACTCCGGGTTAGAGAGAATCTGAAACTCTATGCCTTTGCTGTTATGTATCAGTATCTTCTCGATAGCCTCTGCTGTTCTCACAGGAACCGTGGATTTCTCAACAACGATTTTGCTAGACTTGGAGACATCAGCGATCATCCGAGCAGCACTCTCCCAGTAAGTAAGATCAGCGGCTTTGCCAGCACCAAGACCTTGCGTTTTGGTTGGCGTGTTGACTGAGACAAACACAATGTCACTCTCAAAGACATGTTTCTCCACATCTGTGCTAAAAAACAGGTTTTTCCCTCTGCATTGTCTCACCACATCGTCCAAGCCTGGCTCGTAAATAGGAAGCCGATCACTGTTCCAAGCATTGATCCTTGGTTCAGAGATATCCACAACAGCTACTTCAATCTCAGGACACTTAAGAGCCATCACTGCCATGGTCGGACCACCCACGTATCCAGCCCCAATGCAACATATCTTCACCATCTCTGAATTTCAAAACTTCTCCTGACAATACAAAGCCATGATATATAGTCGACGAGAGTGGAGGAAATTAGTCAATTACACAAAGACAAAACCTTTAATAGAAACAACAATGTAACAATTGCTCCAACAGCTACAAGTCGGTGATGGCAACAACAGATACTACTAATGTAATTACTCCAGTAgattaaccaaaacaaaataaagttatataaaaaCATGGATGCAGCATTAAACACCTTGTAAGCTTAGATCTATgatatatttcaaaagaaacaTACTTTCAGATAACgttttggaaaatataaagCAATGCACTTGGGATCAATCTGGTTCTTTCTGATcacaacaaatatataaaaacacaatCTTTGGTTTGTACGAtctagaacaaaataaaaacaaacccATCTTTGCTATAAACGCGTGAGAGAACGACCGACAAAAAcggaaaataaaggaaaaaaatctcatctttcgaACAGAGGATGATCGAAAAAGACGATACATTTACGAAGGAGAGATCAAAATTCAGAATTTTACCTTGAGAGAGTTGGGGCTTGTTGTTGCGGtgaagaatgagagagagaaagcaaaaaaagagagactgtAGCGGCGAAGATGAAGGAATGAGAGCAGAAGAAGATGTAAAAATAAatacgctctctctctctctctctctgtatctgCTCTTCTGTCTCACCCACTTGACTTGCACAATtctaccttttttatttattgctCTCAAGATAAATCCCACacgcttttttcttttttgttgttgtgggtTCAATTATTTATAGATGCCTACTTAAATAATTTTGGTTAACAAATTTTACTACCAAAAGATAAGTAAGACGTTtaattaaacctttttttggGATTAAGATTCACTCTTGTAGACTTATCTCTTGCTTTTAGAATTGTAACACTAAGCTAAGTTGGCAAAAAATGGATTTAGCTTGAGGAGGAtaatcattatcatcattataAAGATGAGTTAAACCAATTTAAGATCTTCGTTTTCAGTAGTTAATACGGTATTATCTttgcatatatatgtatatatattgaagatATACACTAAACggtaattaattttgtttttatcaatatGATAATCATGAACGTTTGCTTTAGACATGTATTTTTAATacgttttgatttttgaatagATGCATGACTAGTAACTTCCAATGATGTTTTTgtgctttcttgtttttgtcaacaatataaATATGTCAATTATGATATCGACAACAATATGGAAACCACTAGAGTACAAGTcgtgatttaaaatatattttttctaaactgGAAATACATaactaaatcataaaattttgtatacattatgcgatatatatatatggaaatcaTCAAGAAGTGGAGTTCAAGAAAGAAGTGAACCATTGAACAGAGTCCTTAGGATATCTCTTGAGGTTGTCTCTATAATCAACGAAGTAGAGACCAAACCTCGAGCTGTAACCTGCTGCCCATTCCCAATTGTCCAATAACGACCATACGAAGTACCCTTTCACATTGCATCCATCTTCTTTTATCGAAGCTTGTAAGTTTGAGAGATAATCATGATGGTATTTGATTCTTTTTGCATCTTTGAGAGCGTCTTTTCTtgagattagaaaattgtttgAGTCGTCCATTCCTACACAAACAAACATCGTGATTACAGTTACAAACTCTCTTTATTGTCTAGAGAGTTTCACAGACGTGTGGTTTTATTAGTTACCGTTTTCAGTGATAAAGACTGGAGGGTTTCCATATCTATGTTTGATGTAATTCATCAAGCTTCTCATCCCTCTAGGCACTATGTACAACCATATCGAACTTGCCTGTTCGCgacatcaacaaaaatattacaagtttagaaaatttggaactTGAATAACTAAGTACGAGTCAGAAATGTTTCTTACCCTATCTCCAATTGCGGTTAAACCCTTGAACGCTGAAATTTTACAGCAAAAGAAGATGAGTTATTATCAGATTTTCATGACTAGGGTTTACGTGAGAGACAAGTATACGTATTTACGTAGAGTGACGGTTCCAGAGTCAGAAATGGCGTCGTGTAGAAGAGTGCCGATGAGATTAGTGCCGTTGTTCCTTGCGTAGTACGTTGTGTAGTGATTAATCCCTACAAAATCTAGAGAACCCTTCACCAAAGCAGACTGAGATTTCGTAAACAGTGGTAATCTGCTTCCGACTCTGCTTCTCATCGAACTTGGGTAATCCCCAAACATCAACGGATCCAAGAACCTAATCAAGATCATATTAGATACATAACTTGTCACTTAATATAGATTATGGAAAACGGTAAGCcgtttaaaaagttaaaacatatatatatttaccagCCAAGTTGAAAATCTTGAGCTCTTTGTGCAGCTTCAATGTCCTCTGTCTTGTTTGACTCCGGTTCGAACCACATTACATCAAACGCTATCCCTAACGAACCTCCTTGTTTTGCCTAATcataattataaatcaaaactatattttattattcatcTAATTAACATCatgttttcaatatatatagtattgacTTACCTTATAGTTTTTCCTGTAGATATCGGATACGGTGGCGTGAGTGAGAAGAACATTGTGACCGACAATGTAAGGTTCAGTGGATGAGTTTCCTGAACGACAAGTGAGCTTAAAAAGAATGGTGCAACGGCCTGGAGCTTGTAGGCCAACGTCATAGCCTTGGATGGCGAATGTGTGTGGTTCGTTGAATGTAAGCCAGTGCTTCACCCTATCTCCAAATCTCTGGAAACAAAGCTCAGCATACGCTGCAAAATCATTTCTACAAAATATTGCCTTTTGAAATTAGTTTCTTCGTTTTAGCTATGTAATAGTtttattgaatgttttgtaTGGATTATTACATGATTTGTGAGTTTAGCCAACCGAGGTATCGATCATGGAGTGCCTGAGGAAGGTCCCAATGGTACAGAGTCACGTACGGCTCGATCCCtacaattattttgtttatattccaAGTGGAACTCAGACCAaccacaaataaatattttttttaaaacatgataTTCATATACAATAGATGACTACCGTAGAATTTGAGATTATTATAAGACTTAAGACCCTTAAAATCAtgcaacaagaaaataaaaaaaataaataccttTAGCAAGTAAAGCATCTATGAGTTTGTTGTAGTGATCGATTCCAGCTTCGTTTATTTGTCCCACGCCATCTGTAAACCATCCACACATAGTATTATTATCACGATTTGAATTTTGTAAAGTAgattctaaaacaaaacaaaacaaaacacaacaagaTTAGAGAAAAACATACTTGGAAAGATGCGTGACCAAGAAATGGAGAATCTGTAAGCATCCACCCCCATGTTCTTCATAAGTTGTACATCTTCCTGCCCTCACCATAATTTCAATTAATCAAAACctcatttaataaaaatttggaaatgtataaaatgattgatgatttggttaattaaatttgttGGGGATATTAACCTCGTAACGATGGTACTGATCAACAGCAACATCAGCATTGCTAAAATCGGTGATTTTACCAAAAGTGTGGGAGAATGTGTCCCATATCGTCGGACCTCTGCCATCTGCGTTTACTGCTCCTTCGTGCTGCAGTCATTATtgatttcattaaattttattataacatAGGTCGTTCATCTATACTTATACTAATACTAGTATTTGCATATTCAATTTAGGTATTTTAACAAGTAACAACTCAGCTCAAATTCCAGCCAGGAAAAAAAAGGTATCCGAAACATTAATTGGGTGTGCTTGGTTAGGTGAGAGACCGAAAGACTTTGATTTTAACTTGACTTTGGTGATAATGgaattggaaaataaaaagtagaaaaataaagataaaggTGAAGATTGTAAAAATGTGCAAAAGAATGGGTcgttgtttgaaaaaaaaatgcttatatctttttggaaaaaaaccttaaaatttgGAGAAACCGAAACCACAAGAAGAGGAGTAACTATTGGCTACCCGTGATTGATGAACATATACATGGCCTGGTTTACGCGTCATGCACTCGTTTGTTTATCAAATTTATATGGACCAGAACTTAtaagcaaacaaaaacacattcaACACACAAGCTTCTGTATAATTTTGTcagaaaatatacattttcagatATGATGTACTTGTATTACTccattatataaaattaaagttttagtCTTAATTGGTTCTCCAACTACAAGAGAAGATGTGggattttgcttttttcttgtttttttaagaaaagtttTTGCTATTGGGAGAATAAAAACATATCACATGTGATCTTATATATTCTGATGTGACCTAAGTggtgaatatttaattttgtttttcagttttcgTTAAAACTTAGAAGGAAGCGATAAAcataactttaaaataaaattaatggaaaacaaagaaaaaagaagcggAGAGAGTGGAAGAGAGGAGAGGGGACCTGAAAAGCAGAAGAAGCGGTTCCAAAGACAAAGCCCTTTGGAAAACTGCCTCTGGAAATGTCCGCACAGAAACATGTCTTATgcatcaacaacatcatcattacCATCATCGTCATCTTTGGTATCACCATGATGGATCTACTTGGAGCCATATCTCTTCCTTCAATATGTTTTCTTCTCCGGCCagtcacatatatattttaatttgtatgtgGAGATGGAAGGAAACTGTTTGGGATAAATAAGAAAGAAGTAAGAGAGAGACCAacgagaagagaaaagaaagaaaaaaaggagtgCAAGTGAGAAATAAAGCTATGTAAGGACTACTAGTATATATAGGAGAGGGGAAAGAAAAGAGTTATGAAAACCTTCGGAtcctttaataaaaaaaaactaaacaaattataatttgattgataaCCACATTTGCCAGGAAAACaattaggaagaaaaaaaaattctagaagtAAATTGAATTATAAATTATCAATCAATCAAGTGAAATGGATCATATTGATGTAAATTATTTCGATCGAATCCAAATTAGATCAGTCTCCCTATAAGCATtaaatattgtcaaattttaaatagGTACCTATATCACATtgatttttttgctaatttttttaattttctttttgtgtgcaaaagctaagttttttaattaaaatcaattttattttctaattatttttctttgttatgaATTAAAATCTTCAACATgttagggtatatatatatatatatattaaaaacatattaactAAAACCATATCACTATTTCTATTGCTAagaatgttatatatatatattaacatttttgaagtacattttgtgttataccattttagttttacttattaaaaaagttatttacaacattaatccctaaaattttggaaaattaacCAGTAACTAAAACagaaaattcctaaaatatttcCACAATTACTTTctgttttactttattttttttaaacaaaattatcacTTTAAGAACCATATCAAGATTAAAAATCctaaacttctctaaaacaatTGTAacaattacagtaaaacctctataaattaataaggttaggaccatgaaattttattaatttatagaggttttaatttatcgataaattaataattattaatttatcgataaaataatattttattaatttatgaagagattttctcattttcatattgaaaattttctatgacaaaataagatactttgttatcattcacatatttaaaaagatttcttaatttataatcttggttatcgtaataggatgaatgtcaattgtttaatagattatctagataaaaatgagaaatgttagaagtttagagtttagaaaaaattgttactaCTATCCTTCATTCTAATGATGAAGCCACAAAAGATATTGTGGTACCTTTAAAACCAATaactaaagaagcaattatcgcatctaTGACTCTTCACAATTTATGGATGCgaattgaaaatacaacaataaaaaaattagagatgaacttcaacaagaatgcaaattcaagaatagacaaacaacaatagaatcatatttcactagatatatatatatatatatatatctcaatttatataattattaatttataatatttatgggaccatatttttacataggattttttaaaaaattattatcttattattttatcgaaatgtgttattttttacaccggcccaactcgggatcagaagaatttattaatttatagcgagtattaatttaaaaagtattaatttatggaggtTCTAGtgtattcaaaaaataaatgattattcatttttttggttagtgGTATCTTAGATATTGTGCTTGGTATTTAGTACATTAATTCAATTACAATgatgttttctaaaaaaatatccCTTGAAATCTTTCTTAATTTCCCCTTTAGTATAATTCTATAAATATGAAGTATAACCAACAATTAAATTGTATATTAACTCACTTAGATTGGTTCCATCCTATAATAATTGATATTAGATTCTTTAGAAgttaaaagaattttatttttaaccattgattataaaaatatagtctCGTAGTGTACTGCGGGTTAAAACCCAGTATATCAATTATTATTAAAGTCATGAAAAAGTGAACATTTAATCACTGACGACATTATTTAACTcaataatatagaaaacaataactagagtattactattttaaaaccGTAGTAtgtatttgaacaaaaaaaaggaaaaatgatcGCCAGCTACGCCAAGTATATGCTAACACAtcgccacacatacaaacaatataaatattttattaactacacgaactattgtcattacatacggacatgcataaacaaacatgagttttttttttaacggcaaatcaattttattatatcataaaaatgTTACATGATATATTACACATCCATACAAATACAAccattaaaccaaataaaagaaattgaacACAATTTCCATGAAGAAGTGGAAGTAACCCTGCTTTCCAAACGAAAGCCTTACATGCAACAAATGAAATCTGTAAAGTCCTCTCTTCATATACTCGTAAAGGGCCAACACCTTATAGATGAAACTCCCAAATGCTTTCTGCATCACTTTAATTAAACATTACATATTCGCCGACCAAAACACCAATATACTTCACAGCCAATTCACTTCACAGCCAATTCGTATCACACATTACCTTCCCGTTCATCGATGTATTGTTCCTATGTCGACTTGATTTTCCGGGATCCCATATTCACCGACCAAAACACCAATATATTCTTTGAATTCTATGTTTCATTCCTTCTCCACAAGGATATTGAAAATATTGGTTATCATGGAGAGTTGACAAACTCTTCACGTATCACGGGCTTGACTTGAataaatccagaaaaaaaattcGCATTTACTCGCCAAACAATATTCGGCTCTACTATCGGAGAAATACATCAAAAACGATTTCGTTTCAGATCACCATAACAAAAGACTCTAACCAAAGTTGGTTGCGTTTGACTGCTTGTTGATGTCGTTTGAAACAAATTCAGTCTCGACTGACTCTGAATTTTATCAACCCAATTCGCTGGCACAGTCACCAACACAACCATCAccatgagaaagagaaaacaaacggCACTTAGCCATCGTAGGACACATAAACCTATAATCAAATCAACCGATGTAACCATCTCTGGGAAAGGGGCTTCTGATTTTGGATTTGGCAacggttttaaaaaaaattggtaactGTTTGTCTTAGTTGTGAAATCGATCATTATCATCGCTGCCATCCTAAAGAATAAATTTAATCGGCAAATCCAGTGTAATCCTATACTAGTTACTagtaaacaagaagaaaaaaaaaaaaaactgaacagGAACCACCTGCAAACACCAACAGTTCCTTTGTCTATATAAGTATAGATGACTTAAACAACATGAGTTATGTATACAACACCATAACCATCTAATTCTGATATATTCTTTGCCTGGATCCGGTGTTGACCGACATTAACTGatgttgaccggcgttgaccggtgttgagcaatttttttttttcataaacaactaaaattaacaaaataattacagAACTTTACTAAAAgattatatcataaaattttactacaaaatagtataacaaatatacattttccttttgtaaattcaaaagttagtttttaattttatacaatattatatttattatatacaaaagggaaatgtatatttgttatataccatattatatctgttataatactttgtagtaaaattttattatataaaaaacttttcttttttatataacaaatataaaatgGTATATAACAAATGATGAGACATATAatcttttcttaaaatcttttggcTTAAAAATCTTCATAGACTTTTTGTAATTGAGTCTAATTTGTtacattgtttttttgtcaaagtatATTGCATCTTGCTATATATTTAGACTTTGATTTACCattttttgtgttatatatttgttatataaaaatatttaatagcatgctacataataaaatataatagggTATACAAATGATAtggtataaaataaaaaaccaacttttgaatttataaaaggaaaatgtatatttttgtagtaaaaaattattatataatcttttagtaaagttatgtaactttttttttaacctttgttgtttataaaaaataaataaaaattttaaaatttttggtcaACATTGGTCAACACCGGTCAACGCCGGTTAATACCGGTCAACACCGGATTCCAGCAAAGAAATCATCGGAATTAGATGGTTATGGTATTGTACAT
Coding sequences within:
- the LOC104741196 gene encoding UDP-glucose 6-dehydrogenase 1-like, with translation MVKICCIGAGYVGGPTMAVMALKCPEIEVAVVDISEPRINAWNSDRLPIYEPGLDDVVRQCRGKNLFFSTDVEKHVFESDIVFVSVNTPTKTQGLGAGKAADLTYWESAARMIADVSKSSKIVVEKSTVPVRTAEAIEKILIHNSKGIEFQILSNPEFLAEGTAIKDLYNPDRVLIGGRDTAAGQKAIEALKAVYAHWVPVEQIICTNLWSAELSKLAANAFLAQRISSVNAMSALCEATGADVTQVAHAVGTDSRIGPKFLNASVGFGGSCFQKDILNLIYICECNGLPEAANYWKQVIKVNDYQKIRFANRVVSSMFNTVSGKKIAILGFAFKKDTGDTRETPAIDVCNRLVADKAKLRIYDPQVLEEQIKKDLSMARFDWDHAVPLQQIKAEGISEQVEVVSDAYEATKDAHGLCVLTEWDEFKSLDFKKIFDNMQKPAFVFDGRNVVDAVKLREIGFIVYSIGKPLDSWLKDMPAVA
- the LOC104741197 gene encoding beta-glucosidase 40; the protein is MAPSRSIMVIPKMTMMVMMMLLMHKTCFCADISRGSFPKGFVFGTASSAFQHEGAVNADGRGPTIWDTFSHTFGKITDFSNADVAVDQYHRYEEDVQLMKNMGVDAYRFSISWSRIFPNGVGQINEAGIDHYNKLIDALLAKGIEPYVTLYHWDLPQALHDRYLGWLNSQIINDFAAYAELCFQRFGDRVKHWLTFNEPHTFAIQGYDVGLQAPGRCTILFKLTCRSGNSSTEPYIVGHNVLLTHATVSDIYRKNYKAKQGGSLGIAFDVMWFEPESNKTEDIEAAQRAQDFQLGWFLDPLMFGDYPSSMRSRVGSRLPLFTKSQSALVKGSLDFVGINHYTTYYARNNGTNLIGTLLHDAISDSGTVTLPFKGLTAIGDRASSIWLYIVPRGMRSLMNYIKHRYGNPPVFITENGMDDSNNFLISRKDALKDAKRIKYHHDYLSNLQASIKEDGCNVKGYFVWSLLDNWEWAAGYSSRFGLYFVDYRDNLKRYPKDSVQWFTSFLNSTS